Proteins found in one Drosophila innubila isolate TH190305 chromosome X, UK_Dinn_1.0, whole genome shotgun sequence genomic segment:
- the LOC117793801 gene encoding phosphorylase b kinase gamma catalytic chain, skeletal muscle/heart isoform isoform X1 — MAKDEEDDLLPDKDAAKGFYAKYEPKEILGRGISSTVRRCIEKETGKEFAAKIIDLGATTESGETNPYHMLEATRQEISILRQVMGHPYIIDLQDVFESDAFVFLVFELCPKGELFDYLTSVVTLSEKKTRTIMRQIFEGVEYIHAKSIVHRDLKPENILLDENHNVKITDFGFARQLLDGEKLTDLCGTPGYLAPETLKCNMFEGSPGYSQEVDIWACGVIMFTLLVGCPPFWHRKQMVMLRNIMEGKYSFTSPEWADISEDPKDLIRKCLVVDPAQRITVKEVLRHPFFNQMVLMGDLTMTRHSPAIRPHLNIAGQYLIYGDANSNSTASSSQNQNQNQTPPQFCYSQLNSGGSSYIYYTSAPQSSYSSNRLRDIAVAITPDTDRQQPQYPHYSPEVATSTAAATPTTTTSNNNNNFTSSKTLTATVYYQQQQQQQLQQQQQQQLHTTSALRELPPAGGDNDNNNYESTANANAKHLLFYSSVQLRKQSRFNARKKFQFAILVIRAVIRIRRLRYTAEPLHIEDAIRDPYRVKVLRKVIDGCAFRVYGHWVKKGEGQNRAALFENTPRTELHALYINNLSR, encoded by the exons ATGGCCAAGGACGAGGAGGATGATCTGCTGCCCGATAAGGATGCGGCCAAGGGATTCTATGCCAAATATGAACCCAAGGAAATATTGGGCAG GGGCATTAGTTCGACGGTGCGACGGTGCATCGAGAAGGAGACGGGCAAAGAGTTTGCCGCAAAAATCATCGATCTTGGTGCCACAACTGAATCCGGTGAAACGAATCCATATCATATGCTCGAGGCAACCAGACAGGAAATCTCAATTTTACGCCAAGTGATGGGCCATCCCTATATAA TTGATTTACAGGACGTCTTTGAATCGGATGCATTTGTATTTCTCGTCTTTGAGCTGTGCCCCAAAGGCGAACTCTTTGACTATCTGACATCGGTGGTCACACTGTCCGAGAAGAAAACCCGCACCATAATGCGACAGATATTCGAGGGTGTCGAATATATACACGCCAAGAGCATTGTCCATCGCGATCTGAAGCCAGAGAACATATTGCTCGATGAGAATCACAATGTGAAGATCACAGACTTTGGATTTGCCAGGCAGCTGCTCGATGGCGAGAAACTTACAG ATCTGTGCGGCACGCCGGGTTATCTGGCGCCGGAGACGCTCAAATGCAATATGTTCGAGGGTTCTCCGGGTTATTCTCAGGAAGTGGACAT CTGGGCCTGTGGTGTTATCATGTTCACCTTGCTGGTGGGCTGTCCGCCATTTTGGCATCGCAAGCAGATGGTAATGCTGCGTAATATTATGGAGGGTAAATATAGTTTCACCTCGCCCGAATGGGCCGATATTTCAG AGGACCCCAAAGATCTGATACGCAAATGTCTAGTCGTTGATCCAGCGCAACGTATCACCGTCAAGGAAGTATTAAGACATCCATTCTTCAATCAAATG GTTCTAATGGGCGATTTAACGATGACACGACATTCGCCCGCAATTCGCccacatttaaatattgccGGACAATACCTTATTTATGGAGATGCGAATTCGAACTCGACTGCAAGTTCaagtcaaaatcaaaatcaaaaccaaacaCCGCCACAATTTTGTTATAGCCAATTGAACAGCGGCGGATCGtcctatatatattatacaagtGCGCCACAGAGTTCGTATTCATCAAATCGATTACGTGATATTGCGGTCGCCATTACGCCGGATACGGATAGACAGCAGCCGCAGTATCCGCATTATTCACCGGAAGTTGCAacctcaacagcagcagcaacaccaacaacaacaacgtccaacaacaacaacaactttaccTCATCCAAGACGTTAACGGCAACTGTTTattatcagcaacaacaacaacagcaattgcaacaacagcaacaacaacaactgcatacGACATCAGCATTAAGAGAGTTACCGCCAGCAGGCggcgataacgataacaataATTATGAGAGCacggcaaatgcaaatgcaaaacatttattgttttattcatCAGTGCAG cTGCGGAAACAAAGTCGCTTCAATGCGCGCAAAAAGTTCCAATTCGCCATATTAGTGATACGCGCTGTCATTAGAATACGACGCCTGCGCTACACTGCGGAGCCCCTGCACATCGAGGACGCCATTCGTGATCCTTATCGCGTCAAGGTGCTGCGCAAG GTTATCGACGGCTGCGCCTTCCGCGTTTACGGCCATTGGGTGAAGAAGGGAGAGGGACAGAATCGTGCCGCCCTGTTCGAGAATACTCCGCGCACCGAACTCCATGCGCTTTACATTAACAATCTCAGTCGATAG
- the LOC117793801 gene encoding phosphorylase b kinase gamma catalytic chain, skeletal muscle/heart isoform isoform X2 has translation MAKDEEDDLLPDKDAAKGFYAKYEPKEILGRGISSTVRRCIEKETGKEFAAKIIDLGATTESGETNPYHMLEATRQEISILRQVMGHPYIIDLQDVFESDAFVFLVFELCPKGELFDYLTSVVTLSEKKTRTIMRQIFEGVEYIHAKSIVHRDLKPENILLDENHNVKITDFGFARQLLDGEKLTDLCGTPGYLAPETLKCNMFEGSPGYSQEVDIWACGVIMFTLLVGCPPFWHRKQMVMLRNIMEGKYSFTSPEWADISEDPKDLIRKCLVVDPAQRITVKEVLRHPFFNQMLFEQNIDGLKRSLSTKSRRMSRITEIALLRKQSRFNARKKFQFAILVIRAVIRIRRLRYTAEPLHIEDAIRDPYRVKVLRKVIDGCAFRVYGHWVKKGEGQNRAALFENTPRTELHALYINNLSR, from the exons ATGGCCAAGGACGAGGAGGATGATCTGCTGCCCGATAAGGATGCGGCCAAGGGATTCTATGCCAAATATGAACCCAAGGAAATATTGGGCAG GGGCATTAGTTCGACGGTGCGACGGTGCATCGAGAAGGAGACGGGCAAAGAGTTTGCCGCAAAAATCATCGATCTTGGTGCCACAACTGAATCCGGTGAAACGAATCCATATCATATGCTCGAGGCAACCAGACAGGAAATCTCAATTTTACGCCAAGTGATGGGCCATCCCTATATAA TTGATTTACAGGACGTCTTTGAATCGGATGCATTTGTATTTCTCGTCTTTGAGCTGTGCCCCAAAGGCGAACTCTTTGACTATCTGACATCGGTGGTCACACTGTCCGAGAAGAAAACCCGCACCATAATGCGACAGATATTCGAGGGTGTCGAATATATACACGCCAAGAGCATTGTCCATCGCGATCTGAAGCCAGAGAACATATTGCTCGATGAGAATCACAATGTGAAGATCACAGACTTTGGATTTGCCAGGCAGCTGCTCGATGGCGAGAAACTTACAG ATCTGTGCGGCACGCCGGGTTATCTGGCGCCGGAGACGCTCAAATGCAATATGTTCGAGGGTTCTCCGGGTTATTCTCAGGAAGTGGACAT CTGGGCCTGTGGTGTTATCATGTTCACCTTGCTGGTGGGCTGTCCGCCATTTTGGCATCGCAAGCAGATGGTAATGCTGCGTAATATTATGGAGGGTAAATATAGTTTCACCTCGCCCGAATGGGCCGATATTTCAG AGGACCCCAAAGATCTGATACGCAAATGTCTAGTCGTTGATCCAGCGCAACGTATCACCGTCAAGGAAGTATTAAGACATCCATTCTTCAATCAAATG TTGTTCGAGCAAAACATTGATGGCCTCAAGCGCAGCCTCTCGACCAAGTCCAGAAGAATGAGTCGCATCACTGAAATCGCACTG cTGCGGAAACAAAGTCGCTTCAATGCGCGCAAAAAGTTCCAATTCGCCATATTAGTGATACGCGCTGTCATTAGAATACGACGCCTGCGCTACACTGCGGAGCCCCTGCACATCGAGGACGCCATTCGTGATCCTTATCGCGTCAAGGTGCTGCGCAAG GTTATCGACGGCTGCGCCTTCCGCGTTTACGGCCATTGGGTGAAGAAGGGAGAGGGACAGAATCGTGCCGCCCTGTTCGAGAATACTCCGCGCACCGAACTCCATGCGCTTTACATTAACAATCTCAGTCGATAG
- the LOC117793801 gene encoding phosphorylase b kinase gamma catalytic chain, skeletal muscle/heart isoform isoform X3, whose protein sequence is MAKDEEDDLLPDKDAAKGFYAKYEPKEILGRGISSTVRRCIEKETGKEFAAKIIDLGATTESGETNPYHMLEATRQEISILRQVMGHPYIIDLQDVFESDAFVFLVFELCPKGELFDYLTSVVTLSEKKTRTIMRQIFEGVEYIHAKSIVHRDLKPENILLDENHNVKITDFGFARQLLDGEKLTDLCGTPGYLAPETLKCNMFEGSPGYSQEVDIWACGVIMFTLLVGCPPFWHRKQMVMLRNIMEGKYSFTSPEWADISEDPKDLIRKCLVVDPAQRITVKEVLRHPFFNQMLRKQSRFNARKKFQFAILVIRAVIRIRRLRYTAEPLHIEDAIRDPYRVKVLRKVIDGCAFRVYGHWVKKGEGQNRAALFENTPRTELHALYINNLSR, encoded by the exons ATGGCCAAGGACGAGGAGGATGATCTGCTGCCCGATAAGGATGCGGCCAAGGGATTCTATGCCAAATATGAACCCAAGGAAATATTGGGCAG GGGCATTAGTTCGACGGTGCGACGGTGCATCGAGAAGGAGACGGGCAAAGAGTTTGCCGCAAAAATCATCGATCTTGGTGCCACAACTGAATCCGGTGAAACGAATCCATATCATATGCTCGAGGCAACCAGACAGGAAATCTCAATTTTACGCCAAGTGATGGGCCATCCCTATATAA TTGATTTACAGGACGTCTTTGAATCGGATGCATTTGTATTTCTCGTCTTTGAGCTGTGCCCCAAAGGCGAACTCTTTGACTATCTGACATCGGTGGTCACACTGTCCGAGAAGAAAACCCGCACCATAATGCGACAGATATTCGAGGGTGTCGAATATATACACGCCAAGAGCATTGTCCATCGCGATCTGAAGCCAGAGAACATATTGCTCGATGAGAATCACAATGTGAAGATCACAGACTTTGGATTTGCCAGGCAGCTGCTCGATGGCGAGAAACTTACAG ATCTGTGCGGCACGCCGGGTTATCTGGCGCCGGAGACGCTCAAATGCAATATGTTCGAGGGTTCTCCGGGTTATTCTCAGGAAGTGGACAT CTGGGCCTGTGGTGTTATCATGTTCACCTTGCTGGTGGGCTGTCCGCCATTTTGGCATCGCAAGCAGATGGTAATGCTGCGTAATATTATGGAGGGTAAATATAGTTTCACCTCGCCCGAATGGGCCGATATTTCAG AGGACCCCAAAGATCTGATACGCAAATGTCTAGTCGTTGATCCAGCGCAACGTATCACCGTCAAGGAAGTATTAAGACATCCATTCTTCAATCAAATG cTGCGGAAACAAAGTCGCTTCAATGCGCGCAAAAAGTTCCAATTCGCCATATTAGTGATACGCGCTGTCATTAGAATACGACGCCTGCGCTACACTGCGGAGCCCCTGCACATCGAGGACGCCATTCGTGATCCTTATCGCGTCAAGGTGCTGCGCAAG GTTATCGACGGCTGCGCCTTCCGCGTTTACGGCCATTGGGTGAAGAAGGGAGAGGGACAGAATCGTGCCGCCCTGTTCGAGAATACTCCGCGCACCGAACTCCATGCGCTTTACATTAACAATCTCAGTCGATAG
- the LOC117793826 gene encoding uncharacterized protein LOC117793826, whose amino-acid sequence MSHFNFVALFVCAVLFVLCQQQAEAAFARVDHSNPSHPGKCVLTSNMILSPGQTGKAPNHPCTGVTCMDNGIVEYTTCQALPLPRGCKLRDFVNTNRDFPGCCERAHDCSKHI is encoded by the exons atgtcgcACTTCAACTTTGTCGCTCTCTTCGTCTGCGCTGTTCTCTTTGTCCTCTGCCAGCAGCAAGCAGAGGCAGCCTTTGCACGCGTTGATCACAGCAATCCTT CGCATCCGGGCAAGTGTGTGTTGACCTCCAATATGATTCTGTCGCCCGGTCAAACTGGCAAGGCGCCAAATCATCCCTGTACTGGCGTTACCTGCATGGATAATGGCATTGTTGAGTATACCACATGTCAAGCGTTGCCGCTACCTAGAGGCTGCAAGCTGCGTGACTTTGTCAACACGAATCGCGATTTTCCTGGATGCTGTGAGCGCGCTCACGATTGCTCGAAGCACATTTAA